One segment of Streptomyces sp. XD-27 DNA contains the following:
- a CDS encoding DUF998 domain-containing protein, whose product MAARIGAAAWIVATAQFVVVQLVVESVWRTPYSWASYNISDLGNVHCQTWDVSRPRYVCSPLHDAMNTSFVVQGVLLLAGVLLTGACWGRGWGSRSARALLIATSAGWVLVGLVPADVNEDLHVLGALLIMGLGNIGLVCAGFAPRASLFGTLRPTTRFMAATAMVATLLFFGQVDPGIGLGGMERIAAFAPGAWTLVMALAVLRSAKHGR is encoded by the coding sequence TTGGCCGCGAGGATCGGCGCGGCCGCATGGATCGTGGCCACCGCGCAGTTCGTCGTGGTCCAACTGGTCGTGGAGTCCGTCTGGCGTACGCCCTACAGCTGGGCGAGCTACAACATCAGCGATCTGGGCAACGTCCACTGCCAGACATGGGACGTCTCCCGGCCCCGATACGTCTGCTCACCGCTGCACGACGCCATGAACACCTCGTTCGTCGTCCAGGGCGTTCTGCTGCTCGCCGGCGTGCTGCTCACCGGGGCGTGCTGGGGCCGGGGATGGGGCTCGCGAAGCGCCCGCGCTCTCCTCATCGCCACGTCCGCGGGATGGGTCCTGGTGGGACTCGTTCCCGCGGACGTCAACGAGGACCTTCACGTCCTGGGCGCGCTGCTCATCATGGGGCTGGGAAACATCGGCCTCGTCTGCGCCGGATTCGCGCCGCGGGCCTCCCTGTTCGGCACACTGCGCCCGACAACCCGCTTCATGGCCGCCACGGCGATGGTGGCGACGCTGCTGTTCTTCGGGCAGGTGGATCCGGGCATCGGACTGGGCGGCATGGAGCGGATCGCGGCCTTCGCGCCGGGGGCGTGGACGCTGGTCATGGCCCTCGCCGTACTCAGGTCCGCGAAGCACGGACGATGA
- a CDS encoding Ig-like domain repeat protein, which translates to MRTRSISTATALAVIFSSAALTVAAAGSASAAPVTVTVASPGGIVADGALQRVFVGDRSAGKILAADYTGAVVDSVSGVSGVTDLALSDDGATLYAAAQGSHEVVALDAATLDIKARYAVATDTGPRHVAFAGGKVWFTYGDQWDGNLGSVDPADGTGAVTLTRFPEDGNSGVWGPALLDTDPSAPGLLAVGETGLSTDSMAVLDVSGTAPQMLAWHGGDYSLNDGIGDIDLVPGASQVLVNGADRDAYADGKFAKAGAYPAGQRADIAANGLVAQANGTKVAVYRPNATRPVRTYTVGTSGTATDLAWAPDSSRIFALVGADSSYTLKALTGPTLNVPTLTVNAPSAATRGRQLTVSGKLSATVPLPSGTSLQVTRTDIESPGGKALAPAAVKADGSYSFTDAPPAGGTVTYKVSYAGDAEHAAASASDKVAVSRTAATLTLNNNGKIYNYSADVSFTAHLGSTYKNRTVEIWANPYGGDKPNRLVKTGTVNSRGNLSATVDMTRDTVVTAVFKGDARTAARSVTSTARARVRISTAVSRHYKTAKIGSTSYYWFHKSTDPLLTTTMTYYKDRKQRFDVQVYAGGAWHSTGSQYFPLGTAGKSAIRLEAPGRSGIKARIRSVYVDGSSGDNVNTTTYGPWKYLYFSN; encoded by the coding sequence GTGCGTACGCGCAGCATCTCGACCGCGACAGCGCTTGCGGTCATCTTCAGCTCGGCGGCGCTGACCGTCGCCGCGGCCGGCTCCGCCTCGGCCGCGCCCGTCACCGTCACCGTCGCCTCGCCCGGCGGCATCGTCGCGGACGGCGCCCTGCAGCGGGTCTTCGTCGGCGACCGCTCGGCCGGGAAGATCCTGGCCGCCGACTACACCGGCGCGGTCGTCGACTCGGTGAGCGGCGTCAGCGGGGTCACCGACCTCGCGCTGTCCGACGACGGCGCCACCCTGTACGCGGCCGCGCAGGGCAGCCACGAGGTCGTGGCCCTGGACGCGGCCACGCTCGACATCAAGGCGCGCTACGCCGTCGCCACCGACACCGGCCCGCGCCATGTCGCCTTCGCCGGCGGCAAGGTCTGGTTCACGTACGGCGACCAGTGGGACGGCAACCTGGGCTCGGTCGACCCGGCGGACGGGACCGGCGCGGTGACGCTCACCCGGTTCCCGGAGGACGGGAACTCCGGCGTCTGGGGCCCGGCGCTCCTCGACACCGACCCGTCCGCCCCCGGCCTGCTGGCCGTCGGCGAGACCGGCCTTTCCACGGACTCGATGGCCGTCCTCGACGTCTCCGGCACCGCGCCGCAGATGCTCGCCTGGCACGGCGGCGACTACTCGCTGAACGACGGCATCGGGGACATCGATCTCGTCCCCGGCGCCTCGCAGGTGCTGGTCAACGGCGCCGACCGGGACGCGTACGCGGACGGGAAGTTCGCCAAGGCGGGCGCCTACCCCGCGGGGCAGCGCGCCGACATCGCCGCGAACGGGCTCGTCGCCCAGGCCAACGGCACCAAGGTCGCGGTGTACCGGCCGAACGCCACGCGGCCGGTCCGTACGTACACCGTCGGCACGTCGGGCACGGCCACCGACCTGGCGTGGGCCCCGGACTCCTCACGGATCTTCGCGCTCGTGGGGGCGGACAGCAGCTACACGCTCAAGGCGCTCACCGGCCCGACGCTGAACGTCCCGACCCTGACGGTGAACGCCCCGTCGGCCGCCACGCGCGGCAGGCAGCTCACCGTGAGCGGGAAGCTGTCGGCGACGGTGCCGCTGCCGAGCGGCACCTCGCTCCAGGTCACCCGCACCGACATCGAAAGCCCCGGCGGCAAGGCGCTGGCCCCTGCCGCGGTGAAGGCGGACGGCTCGTACTCCTTCACCGACGCCCCGCCAGCCGGCGGCACGGTCACGTACAAGGTCTCCTACGCGGGCGACGCCGAGCACGCGGCGGCCAGCGCGTCCGACAAGGTCGCCGTCTCCCGTACGGCCGCGACCCTGACCCTGAACAACAACGGCAAGATCTACAACTACAGCGCCGACGTCTCCTTCACCGCGCACCTCGGCTCGACGTACAAGAACCGCACGGTCGAGATCTGGGCGAACCCCTACGGCGGCGACAAGCCCAACAGGCTGGTGAAGACGGGGACGGTCAACTCCCGCGGCAACCTCTCCGCCACGGTGGACATGACGCGGGACACGGTCGTCACCGCGGTCTTCAAGGGCGACGCCCGCACCGCGGCCAGGTCGGTGACGTCCACGGCCCGCGCCAGGGTGAGGATCTCCACCGCCGTCTCCCGGCACTACAAGACGGCCAAGATCGGCTCGACGTCGTACTACTGGTTCCACAAGAGCACCGACCCGCTGCTCACGACGACCATGACCTACTACAAGGACCGCAAGCAGCGCTTCGACGTGCAGGTCTACGCGGGCGGCGCGTGGCACTCGACCGGTTCGCAGTACTTCCCGCTCGGCACGGCCGGGAAGTCGGCCATCCGGCTCGAGGCACCCGGACGCTCCGGCATCAAGGCGCGGATCCGGTCGGTGTACGTCGACGGTTCGTCCGGCGACAACGTGAACACGACGACGTACGGCCCCTGGAAGTACCTGTACTTCTCCAACTAG
- a CDS encoding TetR/AcrR family transcriptional regulator C-terminal domain-containing protein: MAEKFVPPYLRIAAELRRRITGGELAPGDRVPSTRQIAKEWNVALATATKVLTVLRQEGLVRAQPRVGTVVAAARPTGTPSVPNAQGRQGRPGTPGASTEPAHPHPHAHLPAHPSAPATDHELTRERIVRAAVGIADSEGLAALSMRGVAARLGVAAMSPYRHVNSKDDLVFLMADAVFAELSYPAASHADWRSRLELGARSLWAVHRAHPWLAHIGPLTRPLALPHLIAYSEWMLSALDGHGLDPATMLDINVLIYSYVQGTAIHLEREAQAASATGLSEDQWMDAQSAAFAALVASGAYPTFSKVIASFNEDEDAGEGGEGENEDGGDGLTGYDLRLDEVFELGLTSMLDGLATRIENR, translated from the coding sequence TTGGCCGAGAAATTCGTTCCGCCCTACCTGCGCATCGCCGCCGAGCTGCGCCGGCGCATCACCGGCGGCGAACTCGCCCCCGGCGACCGCGTCCCGTCCACCCGGCAGATCGCCAAGGAGTGGAACGTCGCGCTCGCCACCGCCACCAAGGTCCTCACCGTCCTGCGGCAGGAAGGGCTCGTACGGGCCCAGCCGCGCGTCGGCACGGTGGTGGCGGCCGCCCGGCCTACCGGCACACCGAGCGTGCCCAACGCGCAAGGCAGACAAGGCAGACCAGGAACACCCGGCGCCTCCACCGAGCCCGCGCACCCGCACCCGCACGCGCACCTGCCCGCGCACCCGTCCGCACCCGCGACCGACCACGAGCTGACCCGGGAGCGCATCGTGCGCGCCGCCGTCGGCATCGCCGACTCCGAAGGGTTGGCCGCGCTGTCCATGCGCGGTGTCGCCGCGCGGCTGGGGGTCGCCGCCATGTCCCCCTACCGCCATGTGAACAGCAAGGACGACCTGGTGTTCCTCATGGCCGACGCGGTGTTCGCCGAGCTGTCCTACCCGGCGGCGTCCCATGCCGACTGGCGGAGCCGCCTGGAGCTGGGGGCCCGCTCACTCTGGGCGGTGCACCGCGCGCACCCGTGGCTCGCCCACATCGGCCCCCTCACCCGCCCCCTCGCCCTGCCGCACCTGATCGCGTACTCCGAGTGGATGCTCAGCGCCCTGGACGGCCACGGCCTCGATCCGGCGACCATGCTCGACATCAACGTCCTGATCTACAGCTACGTACAGGGCACCGCGATCCACCTGGAACGGGAGGCCCAGGCCGCGAGCGCCACGGGACTCTCGGAGGACCAGTGGATGGATGCGCAGTCCGCCGCCTTCGCCGCGCTGGTCGCCTCCGGCGCGTACCCGACGTTCAGCAAAGTGATCGCCTCTTTCAACGAAGACGAAGACGCAGGCGAAGGCGGCGAAGGCGAAAACGAAGATGGCGGCGACGGCCTCACCGGCTACGACCTGCGCCTCGACGAGGTCTTCGAGCTCGGCCTCACCTCGATGCTCGACGGTCTGGCCACGCGGATCGAGAACCGCTGA
- a CDS encoding FAD-dependent monooxygenase, producing the protein MKTVLVSGASVAGLTLAYWLRRNGFAPTVVERAPSVRPGGQAIDVRGAALDVLDRTGILDDARGVRTRLRGMAMLDGEGNEQWRSTEKTFSGGRLDSADIELLREDLTGLLYERALAEGVEFLFGDSIAALDEAPHGAHAQDAQHPQHIRVGFEQSSTRTFDLVVGADGLHSKVRQLAFGPEHAFIRHLGAYLTVFSTENFLELDNWELWLNADSVSYCLYPVRDNSELRATLGFTSEPIAYDHRDTEAQKALMADRLAHVGWETPRLLKAMREAPDFYFDAMAQIHMDHWSRGRVALVGDAGYCASPLSGQGTSLALVGAYVLADELGKAGGGDHTAAFARYEARMRPFVELNQALVGENAGGMPSDESMDRAKNGISLDEPDSGDRAPHPATTN; encoded by the coding sequence ATGAAGACCGTGCTCGTCTCCGGCGCAAGCGTCGCCGGGCTCACCCTCGCCTACTGGCTGCGCCGCAACGGCTTCGCGCCGACCGTCGTGGAACGGGCCCCCTCCGTGCGCCCGGGCGGCCAGGCGATCGACGTCCGCGGCGCGGCCCTCGACGTCCTCGACCGGACAGGGATCCTGGACGACGCCCGGGGCGTGCGCACCCGGCTGCGCGGCATGGCGATGCTCGACGGCGAGGGCAACGAGCAGTGGCGCTCCACCGAGAAGACCTTCAGCGGCGGACGGCTGGACAGCGCGGACATCGAGCTGCTGCGCGAGGACCTGACCGGGCTGCTGTACGAGCGGGCGCTCGCCGAAGGCGTGGAGTTCCTCTTCGGGGACTCCATCGCCGCGCTCGACGAGGCTCCGCACGGCGCGCACGCGCAGGACGCACAGCACCCACAGCACATACGGGTCGGCTTCGAGCAGAGCAGCACCCGTACGTTCGACCTGGTGGTGGGGGCGGACGGGCTCCACTCCAAGGTGCGGCAGCTGGCGTTCGGCCCGGAGCACGCGTTCATCCGGCACCTCGGCGCGTACCTGACGGTGTTCAGCACCGAGAACTTCCTGGAGCTCGACAACTGGGAGCTCTGGCTCAACGCGGACTCCGTCTCCTACTGCCTCTATCCCGTCCGCGACAACAGCGAGCTGCGGGCGACCCTCGGCTTCACGTCCGAGCCGATCGCCTACGACCACCGCGACACCGAGGCGCAGAAGGCGCTGATGGCCGACCGGCTGGCCCATGTGGGCTGGGAGACGCCGCGGCTGCTCAAGGCCATGCGGGAGGCGCCCGACTTCTACTTCGACGCCATGGCCCAGATCCACATGGACCACTGGTCGCGGGGCCGTGTGGCGCTGGTCGGCGACGCGGGCTACTGCGCCTCTCCGCTCTCCGGCCAGGGCACGAGCCTGGCACTCGTGGGCGCGTACGTCCTGGCCGACGAGCTCGGCAAGGCGGGCGGCGGCGACCACACCGCCGCGTTCGCCCGCTACGAGGCCCGCATGCGGCCGTTCGTCGAGCTGAACCAGGCGCTCGTCGGGGAGAACGCCGGCGGAATGCCCTCCGACGAGTCGATGGACCGGGCGAAGAACGGCATCTCGCTGGACGAGCCGGATTCGGGCGACCGAGCGCCACACCCTGCGACGACGAACTAG